The Kitasatospora sp. NBC_00374 genome has a segment encoding these proteins:
- the recN gene encoding DNA repair protein RecN, whose translation MRIRDLGVIDDAVVELAPGFTAVTGETGAGKTMVVTSLGLLLGGRADPALVRRGAERAVVEGRMTLPADSSVLARALEAGAELDDGELLLSRTVSAEGRSRAHVGGRSVPVGLLAELGEDLVAVHGQTDQQRLLRPSRQRGALDRYAGEHVAEPLARYRETYRRLREVSATLEELTTRARERAQEADLLRFGLDEIAAAEPVAGEDAELSAEAERLGHADSLSSAATLAHAALAGDPSDPEGVDAGTLVAQARRAVEAVRQHDERLAALADRLNEVGYLLSDVAGDLAGYADDLDADPVRLAAVEDRRAVLAQLLRKYAGPEGSLAEVLAWAEAGAVRLLELDGDDERIDELGAQETALRAELAELAAEVSAARYAAADKFAAAVSAELAELAMPHARVTFAISQVDDLSGIEVGGRTVAYGSHGVDEVEVLLAPHPGAQPRPIAKGASGGELSRVMLAVEVVFAGADPVPTYLFDEVDAGVGGKAAVEIGRRLAKLARSAQVVVVTHLPQVAAFADRHLVVEKTNDGTVTRSGVKLLTDEERVRELSRMLAGLEDSELGRAHAEELLAAARAPRTG comes from the coding sequence ATGCGGATACGGGATCTTGGTGTCATCGATGACGCCGTGGTCGAACTGGCGCCGGGCTTCACCGCGGTGACGGGTGAGACCGGAGCGGGCAAGACCATGGTGGTCACCAGCCTCGGCCTGCTGCTCGGCGGCCGGGCCGACCCGGCGCTGGTACGGCGCGGCGCCGAGCGGGCCGTGGTCGAGGGCAGGATGACCCTGCCCGCCGACTCCTCGGTACTGGCCCGCGCCCTGGAGGCCGGCGCCGAGCTGGACGACGGTGAGCTGCTGCTCAGCCGTACGGTGTCCGCGGAGGGACGCTCCCGGGCGCACGTCGGCGGGCGGTCCGTCCCGGTCGGCCTGCTCGCCGAGCTCGGCGAGGACCTGGTCGCCGTCCACGGGCAGACCGACCAGCAGCGGCTGCTGCGCCCCTCCCGGCAGCGCGGCGCCCTGGACCGGTACGCGGGCGAGCACGTCGCCGAGCCGCTGGCCCGCTACCGCGAGACCTACCGCCGGCTGCGCGAGGTCTCCGCGACTCTGGAGGAGCTGACCACCAGGGCCCGCGAGCGCGCCCAGGAAGCCGACCTGCTCCGCTTCGGCCTGGACGAGATCGCCGCCGCCGAACCCGTCGCCGGCGAGGACGCCGAGCTGTCCGCCGAGGCCGAACGGCTCGGCCACGCCGACTCGCTCTCCTCGGCCGCGACCCTCGCGCACGCCGCCCTGGCCGGAGACCCCTCCGACCCGGAGGGCGTCGACGCCGGCACCCTCGTCGCCCAGGCCCGCCGCGCCGTGGAGGCCGTCCGCCAGCACGACGAGCGGCTGGCCGCCCTCGCCGACCGCCTGAACGAGGTCGGCTACCTGCTCTCCGACGTGGCCGGCGACCTCGCCGGCTACGCCGACGACCTGGACGCCGACCCGGTCCGGCTGGCCGCCGTCGAGGACCGCCGTGCGGTCCTCGCCCAGCTGCTGCGCAAGTACGCCGGCCCCGAGGGCAGCCTCGCCGAGGTCCTGGCGTGGGCCGAGGCCGGCGCCGTCCGGCTGCTGGAACTCGACGGCGACGACGAGCGGATCGACGAGCTCGGAGCCCAGGAGACCGCACTGCGCGCCGAGTTGGCCGAGCTCGCCGCCGAGGTGTCGGCCGCCCGGTACGCCGCCGCCGACAAGTTCGCCGCCGCGGTCTCCGCCGAACTCGCCGAACTCGCCATGCCGCACGCCCGGGTGACCTTCGCGATCAGCCAGGTCGACGACCTGTCCGGGATCGAGGTCGGCGGGCGCACCGTCGCCTACGGCTCGCACGGCGTGGACGAGGTCGAGGTGCTGCTCGCCCCGCACCCCGGGGCCCAGCCCCGGCCGATCGCCAAGGGCGCCTCCGGCGGCGAGCTCTCCCGGGTGATGCTCGCCGTCGAGGTGGTCTTCGCCGGCGCGGACCCGGTGCCCACCTACCTCTTCGACGAGGTCGACGCCGGCGTCGGCGGCAAGGCCGCGGTCGAGATCGGCCGCCGCCTGGCCAAACTCGCCCGCAGCGCCCAGGTCGTGGTGGTCACCCACCTCCCGCAGGTCGCCGCCTTCGCCGACCGCCACCTGGTGGTCGAGAAGACCAACGACGGCACCGTCACCCGCAGCGGCGTCAAGCTGCTCACCGACGAGGAACGGGTCCGCGAGCTGTCCCGGATGCTGGCCGGCCTGGAGGACTCCGAACTCGGCCGTGCCCACGCCGAGGAACTGCTCGCCGCCGCCCGCGCCCCCCGCACCGGCTGA
- a CDS encoding sterol-binding protein, with product MASIEECREALEQLSRNMSRSEGGVRKAAALDRSLSCWITDLDLTFSGRLRDGRIHDIISAPGAPAARAEIRLAMAGDDLVAMVGGRLNFASAWASGRVKLEAGFRDLLRLRSLL from the coding sequence ATGGCCAGCATCGAGGAGTGCCGCGAGGCCCTGGAGCAGCTCAGCCGGAACATGTCCCGCTCCGAGGGCGGCGTCCGCAAGGCCGCCGCCCTGGACCGCTCGCTGAGCTGCTGGATCACCGACCTCGACCTGACCTTCTCGGGCCGGCTGCGGGACGGCCGGATCCACGACATCATCAGCGCCCCCGGCGCCCCGGCCGCCAGGGCCGAGATCCGGCTCGCGATGGCCGGCGACGACCTGGTCGCCATGGTCGGCGGCCGGCTCAACTTCGCGTCCGCCTGGGCCTCCGGCCGGGTCAAGCTCGAAGCCGGCTTCCGCGACCTGCTCCGGCTGCGCTCGCTGCTGTAG
- a CDS encoding HAD-IIA family hydrolase, translating into MTSTAVGPARTAPGGSDRALTGAYDVALLDLDGVVYAGPHAIEHAVDSLAAARKAGMRLAYVTNNASRPPRVVAEHLTELGAPAEASDVINSAQAAARLIAGKVPAGAKVLVVGGAGLVEALAEHGLVAVRSLDDEPLAVVQGYDPSVGWQQLAEASYAVAQGLPWVASNTDLTVPTARGIAPGNGTLVAAVRAATGVEPEVAGKPLPPMHRETVLRTGAKRPLVVGDRLDTDIEGAYNGEVDSLLVFTGVTTPAQLLAAEPRYRPTYLAADLRGLLVEHPAVSAGDDGAHTCGGWTARAADGVLELSGEGADRYDGLRALCGAAWTALDRDGAPADGRKALAELGF; encoded by the coding sequence ATGACCAGCACGGCAGTCGGCCCCGCACGGACCGCACCGGGTGGCAGTGACCGCGCGTTGACCGGGGCGTACGACGTCGCGCTGCTCGATCTGGACGGTGTGGTCTACGCGGGCCCGCACGCCATCGAGCACGCGGTGGACTCGCTGGCGGCCGCGCGGAAGGCCGGGATGCGGCTCGCCTACGTGACCAACAACGCGTCCCGGCCGCCGAGGGTGGTGGCGGAGCACCTGACCGAGCTGGGTGCGCCGGCCGAGGCCTCCGACGTGATCAACTCGGCGCAGGCCGCCGCCCGGCTGATCGCCGGAAAGGTGCCGGCCGGCGCGAAGGTGCTGGTGGTGGGCGGTGCCGGGCTGGTCGAGGCGCTGGCCGAGCACGGGCTGGTCGCGGTCCGTTCGCTGGACGACGAGCCGCTCGCGGTCGTCCAGGGCTACGACCCGTCGGTGGGGTGGCAGCAGCTGGCCGAGGCCTCGTACGCGGTGGCGCAGGGCCTGCCCTGGGTGGCCTCCAACACCGACCTGACGGTGCCGACCGCGCGCGGCATCGCGCCCGGCAACGGCACGCTGGTCGCGGCCGTCCGCGCCGCGACCGGGGTGGAGCCGGAGGTCGCGGGCAAGCCGCTGCCGCCGATGCACCGGGAGACCGTACTGCGGACCGGCGCGAAGCGGCCGCTGGTGGTCGGCGACCGCCTGGACACCGACATCGAGGGCGCCTACAACGGCGAGGTGGACAGCCTGCTGGTCTTCACCGGGGTCACCACCCCGGCGCAGCTGCTGGCCGCCGAGCCCAGGTACCGGCCCACCTACCTGGCCGCCGACCTGCGTGGCCTGCTCGTCGAGCACCCGGCGGTGTCGGCCGGGGACGACGGTGCCCACACCTGCGGGGGCTGGACGGCCCGGGCGGCGGACGGCGTGCTGGAACTCTCCGGCGAGGGCGCGGACCGCTACGACGGTCTGCGCGCGCTGTGCGGTGCGGCCTGGACGGCGCTGGACCGCGACGGTGCGCCCGCGGACGGCCGCAAGGCCCTCGCCGAGCTGGGCTTCTGA
- a CDS encoding VWA domain-containing protein, translating to MSRTVLTKGSNAPLTGTTVTVTVSATGVPVDVSALLVTGTGKVRDDRDLVFFNNPARDGVRVAGPVVTVEPGSVPAGVESVVVVASVDVDRPGVVFDAAGTPRAVVTCGGAELEFSPPALTGGETIVVLVELYRRGAEWKVRAVGQGYAGGLAALATDFGVDVGEPAPAPQPAAPVAPPVAAPPAQPAQPAPPAYGQSFAAPPAYGQHQPGYPPPAAPYGQQPPVYPPPPAVPQPGYPVQPGYAAPPAPGYGQAPGYPPPAGPAPAISLEKVRSTAPALLQKYESAGVSLAKRGLTGQRVAVYLVLDYSMSMKGYYNDGSVQHLAEQVLSLAAHLDDDGSVPLVLFSNKVELVTDIDLAGHHGRIDEARRSVRMGGTSYAPAMQAVIDLHQRRGGGVPALVIFQTDGDPYDRRPTQKLLKSASTLPLFWQFVGFGEREDLTFLAGLDDLKDRAIDNADFVAVGPQPRAWHDEALYDALMAEFPRWSAEARARGILR from the coding sequence ATGTCGCGCACCGTACTGACCAAGGGTTCGAACGCCCCGCTGACCGGAACGACGGTCACCGTGACCGTCAGTGCGACCGGCGTCCCGGTGGACGTCTCGGCGCTGCTGGTGACCGGCACCGGGAAGGTCCGGGACGACCGTGACCTGGTGTTCTTCAACAACCCGGCCCGGGACGGTGTCCGCGTCGCCGGGCCGGTGGTCACGGTGGAGCCCGGCTCGGTGCCGGCCGGCGTCGAGTCGGTGGTCGTGGTGGCGAGCGTGGACGTGGACCGTCCCGGGGTGGTGTTCGACGCCGCCGGGACGCCGCGCGCGGTGGTGACGTGCGGCGGCGCCGAGCTGGAGTTCTCCCCGCCGGCGCTGACCGGCGGCGAGACCATCGTGGTGCTGGTCGAGCTGTACCGACGTGGGGCCGAGTGGAAGGTCCGGGCGGTCGGGCAGGGCTACGCGGGCGGACTGGCCGCGCTGGCCACCGACTTCGGGGTGGACGTCGGGGAGCCCGCGCCCGCACCGCAGCCCGCAGCACCGGTCGCGCCGCCCGTGGCCGCGCCGCCCGCCCAGCCCGCCCAGCCCGCCCCGCCCGCGTACGGGCAGAGTTTCGCGGCGCCACCCGCGTACGGGCAGCATCAGCCCGGGTACCCGCCGCCCGCCGCGCCGTACGGGCAGCAGCCACCGGTGTACCCGCCTCCGCCGGCCGTGCCCCAGCCCGGGTACCCGGTGCAGCCCGGGTACGCCGCACCGCCCGCACCCGGGTACGGCCAGGCGCCGGGCTACCCGCCGCCGGCCGGCCCCGCGCCGGCGATCAGCCTGGAGAAGGTCCGCTCGACCGCGCCCGCCCTGCTGCAGAAGTACGAGTCGGCCGGGGTGTCGCTGGCGAAGCGCGGCCTGACCGGCCAGCGGGTCGCGGTGTACCTGGTGCTCGACTACTCGATGAGCATGAAGGGCTACTACAACGACGGCAGCGTGCAGCACCTGGCCGAGCAGGTGCTGAGCCTGGCGGCCCATCTGGACGACGACGGCAGCGTGCCGCTGGTGCTGTTCTCCAACAAGGTCGAGCTGGTCACCGACATCGACCTGGCCGGTCACCACGGCCGGATCGACGAGGCCCGCCGCTCGGTGCGGATGGGCGGGACCAGCTACGCGCCCGCGATGCAGGCCGTCATCGACCTCCACCAGCGCCGCGGGGGCGGGGTGCCGGCCCTGGTGATCTTCCAGACGGACGGCGACCCGTACGACCGCCGGCCCACCCAGAAGCTGCTGAAGTCGGCCTCCACGCTGCCGCTGTTCTGGCAGTTCGTCGGGTTCGGCGAGCGCGAGGACCTGACCTTCCTGGCGGGCCTGGACGACCTGAAGGACCGGGCGATCGACAACGCGGACTTCGTGGCGGTCGGCCCGCAGCCCCGGGCCTGGCACGACGAGGCGCTCTACGACGCCCTGATGGCGGAGTTCCCGCGCTGGTCGGCGGAGGCCAGGGCCCGCGGCATCCTGCGCTGA
- a CDS encoding tetratricopeptide repeat protein encodes MSGGQERPTGGDADGQVDVPAPGEPGGDVYDWFRRGVRLLEERHPAAAVQLLARAAQSEPQSLSIREALARAQFDAGSYRAALENFRTVALADPSDDYAQFGWGVAAARLGDFEGSVEHLALAVAMRPENAHYRSALRQSRATLAARAGAYGPLQPGAPGYLAPPEG; translated from the coding sequence ATGAGTGGTGGGCAGGAGCGGCCGACCGGCGGGGACGCCGACGGACAGGTGGACGTGCCGGCCCCCGGTGAGCCCGGCGGCGACGTGTACGACTGGTTCCGGCGGGGCGTGCGGCTGCTGGAGGAGCGGCACCCGGCGGCGGCCGTCCAGCTGCTGGCGCGGGCCGCGCAGAGCGAGCCGCAGTCGCTGAGCATCCGCGAGGCGCTGGCCCGGGCGCAGTTCGACGCGGGCTCCTACCGGGCGGCGCTGGAGAACTTCCGGACGGTGGCGCTGGCCGATCCGTCCGACGACTACGCTCAGTTCGGCTGGGGCGTCGCCGCGGCCCGGCTGGGCGACTTCGAGGGCTCGGTCGAGCACCTGGCACTGGCCGTCGCGATGCGGCCGGAGAACGCGCACTACCGCTCGGCGCTCCGGCAGTCCCGGGCGACGCTGGCGGCCAGGGCGGGGGCCTACGGGCCGCTGCAGCCGGGCGCACCCGGGTATCTGGCGCCGCCGGAGGGCTAG
- a CDS encoding NAD kinase, which produces MSGGRTVFLIAHTGREAALRSVEGLVHGLLKAGIRIRLLASEAVDLDLPEGVERVTAGPEAAAGCELILVAGGDGTLLRGAELARESGLPMLGINLGRVGFLAEAERDDLAVVVERVVDADYEVEERMTIDVLVRTNGDVVHEDWALNEASIEKAARERMLEVVTEVDGRPVSNFGCDGVVCATPTGSTAYAFSGGGPVVWPEVEALLMVPISAHALFARPLVTSPASVLAVEVQPKTPHGVLWCDGRRSVELPAGARVEVRRGRIPVRLARLHRAPFTDRLVAKFALPVTGWRGRAQTP; this is translated from the coding sequence ATGAGTGGCGGACGTACGGTCTTTCTGATCGCGCACACCGGGCGGGAGGCTGCCCTGCGCAGCGTCGAGGGCCTGGTGCACGGCCTGCTGAAGGCCGGGATCAGAATCCGGCTGCTCGCCTCGGAGGCGGTCGACCTCGACCTGCCCGAGGGCGTCGAGCGGGTGACCGCGGGTCCGGAGGCGGCGGCCGGCTGCGAGCTGATCCTGGTCGCCGGCGGTGACGGCACGCTGTTGCGCGGGGCCGAGCTGGCCCGCGAGTCGGGGCTGCCGATGCTGGGCATCAACCTCGGCCGGGTGGGGTTCCTCGCGGAGGCCGAGCGGGACGACCTGGCGGTGGTGGTCGAGCGGGTGGTCGACGCCGACTACGAGGTCGAGGAGCGGATGACCATCGACGTCCTGGTGCGGACCAACGGCGATGTGGTGCACGAGGACTGGGCGCTGAACGAGGCCTCGATCGAGAAGGCGGCCCGGGAGCGGATGCTGGAGGTGGTCACCGAGGTGGACGGCCGTCCGGTGTCCAACTTCGGCTGTGACGGGGTGGTGTGCGCGACACCGACCGGTTCGACCGCGTACGCGTTCTCCGGTGGCGGCCCGGTGGTGTGGCCGGAGGTGGAGGCGCTGCTGATGGTGCCGATCAGCGCCCACGCGCTGTTCGCGCGGCCGCTGGTGACCTCGCCGGCCTCGGTGCTGGCCGTGGAGGTGCAGCCGAAGACCCCGCACGGGGTGCTGTGGTGCGACGGCCGCCGCTCGGTGGAGCTGCCGGCCGGGGCGCGGGTGGAGGTCCGCCGGGGCCGGATCCCGGTCCGGCTGGCGCGGCTGCACCGGGCGCCTTTCACGGACCGGCTGGTGGCCAAGTTCGCGCTGCCGGTGACCGGTTGGCGGGGGCGCGCGCAGACGCCCTGA
- a CDS encoding TlyA family RNA methyltransferase translates to MARRRLDAELVRRNLARSREHASELIAAGRVTVGGTTATKPATQVETAAAVVVAKDDSDPDYVSRGGHKLAGAFAAFVPQGLVVEGRRALDAGASTGGFTDVLLRTGAAHVLAVDVGYGQLAWSLQSDERVTVMDRTNVRELNLEQIGGEPVDLVVGDLSFISLGLVLPALAGCCAEDADLVLMVKPQFEIGKDRLGSGGVVRSPELRAETIRQVAGQARECGLGVRAVTASPLPGPSGNVEYFLWLRRDAPPLDPAEADRAVAEGPR, encoded by the coding sequence GTGGCACGACGCCGACTCGACGCGGAGCTGGTCCGCCGCAACCTGGCCCGTTCGCGGGAGCACGCGAGCGAGCTGATCGCGGCCGGCCGGGTGACGGTCGGCGGCACCACCGCGACCAAGCCGGCCACCCAGGTCGAGACCGCGGCCGCGGTCGTGGTGGCGAAGGACGACAGCGACCCCGACTACGTCTCGCGCGGCGGCCACAAGCTGGCCGGCGCGTTCGCCGCCTTCGTCCCGCAGGGGCTGGTCGTCGAGGGACGCCGGGCGCTGGACGCGGGTGCCTCCACCGGCGGTTTCACCGACGTGCTGCTGCGCACGGGCGCCGCGCACGTGCTGGCGGTGGACGTCGGCTACGGACAGCTCGCCTGGTCGCTGCAGAGCGACGAGCGGGTCACCGTGATGGACCGCACCAACGTCCGCGAGCTGAACCTGGAGCAGATCGGCGGCGAGCCGGTCGACCTGGTGGTGGGCGACCTGTCGTTCATCTCCCTGGGCCTGGTGCTGCCGGCGCTGGCCGGCTGCTGCGCCGAGGACGCCGACCTGGTGCTGATGGTCAAGCCGCAGTTCGAGATCGGCAAGGACCGGCTCGGCAGCGGCGGCGTGGTGCGCAGCCCGGAGCTGCGGGCCGAGACGATCCGTCAGGTCGCGGGGCAGGCGCGGGAGTGCGGGCTCGGGGTGCGGGCCGTGACGGCCAGTCCGCTGCCCGGGCCGTCCGGCAACGTGGAGTACTTCCTGTGGCTGCGCCGTGACGCGCCGCCGCTGGATCCGGCCGAGGCGGACCGGGCCGTCGCGGAGGGGCCCCGATAG
- a CDS encoding DUF1015 family protein — protein MSAPSAESGADPASGGPGDPGHVATAGLSLSPFRGLRYVPDRVGTLAAVTSPPYDVVDPNRRLDLETGDPHNIVRLILPRPEPEDSGDRPDRDTRYRHAARLLAQWQREGILAADPFPALYVYEQRTHEPGAPGGGVLQRGLIGALAVSGREAGVVLPHEDVMPRPVADRVGLMRTTKANLEPLLLTYRGNGGAAEVVERAVQGEPLLSTTTSDGTDHRLWAVTSPTDLAAVTRDLSTCRALIADGHHRWEMYLRLQREHRHLPRSPWDRGLVLLVDTARYPLQVRAIHRVLYRLPVSEALAALAKHWQLKEVPGPLDTALEALSEAKRHGGNAFLLTGGNGTFWLAGDPDEALLASTVRTDRPEEWRHLDATVLHATLLDHTWQIPDGPDDIGYLHSAEGAEREAARSGGTAVLLHPVAERVVRRLAEQGVTMPRKSTSFGPKPATGLVLRSLELG, from the coding sequence ATGAGTGCACCCAGTGCCGAAAGCGGCGCCGACCCTGCGTCCGGCGGCCCCGGGGACCCCGGGCACGTCGCCACCGCAGGCCTCTCCCTGTCCCCCTTCCGCGGTCTGCGCTACGTCCCCGACCGGGTGGGCACGCTAGCCGCGGTCACCTCGCCGCCGTACGACGTCGTCGACCCCAACCGACGGCTCGACCTGGAGACCGGCGACCCCCACAACATCGTCCGGCTGATCCTCCCCAGGCCGGAACCCGAGGACAGCGGCGACCGGCCGGACCGCGACACCCGCTACCGGCACGCCGCCCGGCTGCTCGCCCAGTGGCAGCGCGAGGGCATCCTCGCCGCGGACCCGTTCCCCGCCCTGTACGTCTACGAGCAGCGCACCCACGAACCGGGAGCCCCCGGCGGCGGTGTCCTGCAGCGCGGGCTGATCGGCGCCCTCGCCGTGAGCGGCCGCGAGGCCGGCGTGGTCCTCCCCCACGAGGACGTGATGCCCCGGCCGGTCGCCGACCGGGTCGGCCTGATGCGCACCACCAAGGCCAACCTCGAACCGCTCCTGCTCACCTACCGCGGCAACGGCGGCGCCGCCGAGGTCGTCGAACGGGCCGTCCAGGGCGAGCCCCTGCTGTCCACCACCACCTCGGACGGCACCGACCACCGCCTGTGGGCCGTCACCTCCCCGACCGACCTGGCCGCCGTCACCCGCGACCTGAGCACCTGCCGGGCCCTGATCGCGGACGGCCACCACCGGTGGGAGATGTACCTGCGCCTCCAGCGCGAGCACCGCCACCTGCCCCGCAGCCCCTGGGACCGCGGCCTCGTCCTGCTGGTCGACACCGCCCGCTACCCCCTGCAGGTCCGGGCCATCCACCGGGTGCTGTACCGCCTGCCGGTGTCCGAGGCACTCGCCGCGCTCGCCAAGCACTGGCAGCTCAAGGAGGTGCCCGGCCCGCTGGACACCGCTCTGGAGGCCCTCTCCGAGGCCAAGCGGCACGGCGGCAACGCCTTCCTGCTGACCGGCGGCAACGGCACCTTCTGGCTGGCCGGTGACCCGGACGAGGCGCTGCTGGCCTCCACCGTCCGCACCGACCGCCCTGAGGAGTGGCGCCACCTGGACGCCACCGTGCTGCACGCCACCCTGCTGGACCACACCTGGCAGATCCCCGACGGCCCCGACGACATCGGCTACCTGCACTCCGCGGAGGGAGCCGAGCGCGAGGCCGCCCGCTCCGGCGGCACCGCCGTCCTGCTCCACCCGGTGGCCGAACGCGTGGTGCGCCGACTCGCCGAGCAGGGCGTCACCATGCCGCGGAAGTCGACCTCCTTCGGCCCCAAGCCGGCCACCGGCCTGGTGCTGCGGAGCCTGGAACTGGGCTGA
- a CDS encoding YitT family protein — MAVTYTPARFADALARRLGQLLAGLVLYGSSMALMLRASLGANPWDVLHQGLTRHLGLSVGAWVTIMGAFVLLLWIPLRQRPGVGTIGNVLVLGAAMDLTLGVVEAPTGWPARILLLAGGIVLNGLATGLYIGARLGPGPRDGLMTGLHRRTGRSLRLIRTGIELVVLLVGILLGGTFGIGTVAYALAIGPLAQFFLRWCTVPTVGATGVREAARKG, encoded by the coding sequence ATGGCCGTCACCTACACCCCAGCCCGGTTCGCCGACGCGCTCGCTCGGCGCCTCGGCCAGCTGCTGGCCGGCCTGGTGCTCTACGGGTCGAGCATGGCCCTGATGCTGCGCGCCTCGCTCGGCGCCAACCCGTGGGACGTGCTGCACCAGGGCCTGACGCGCCACCTCGGCCTGAGCGTCGGCGCCTGGGTGACCATCATGGGCGCCTTCGTCCTGCTGCTCTGGATCCCGCTGCGCCAGCGCCCGGGGGTGGGCACGATCGGCAACGTCCTGGTGCTCGGGGCGGCGATGGACCTCACCCTTGGCGTGGTCGAGGCCCCGACCGGCTGGCCGGCCCGGATCCTGCTGCTGGCCGGCGGCATCGTGCTGAACGGACTGGCCACCGGTCTCTACATCGGTGCCCGGCTCGGCCCCGGCCCGCGCGACGGCCTGATGACCGGCCTGCACCGCCGCACCGGCCGTTCGCTGCGACTGATCCGTACCGGAATCGAACTGGTGGTCCTGTTGGTCGGCATCCTGCTCGGCGGCACCTTCGGCATCGGCACGGTGGCATACGCGCTGGCCATAGGCCCACTGGCGCAGTTCTTCCTGCGCTGGTGCACGGTGCCGACCGTCGGGGCGACGGGAGTGCGCGAAGCCGCCCGGAAGGGATGA
- a CDS encoding PLP-dependent aminotransferase family protein: MTQWHSTVTPPALARLLRTAELPEVPGRRPAYRTLAGQVRALVAEGRLPVGARLPAERELAAELSLSRTTVATAYEALRTEGYLRSRRGAGSWTALPEGARPPGDALHPVQPDQRGDVVDLGVAALPAPQPFLGEAAARALDQLPAYAAGHGHYPTGVPVLREAVARRYTERGLPTVPDQILITTGAMGALHLAQRALLGRGDRVAVEAPSYAHSLQSLRRNGARLVPVALARPEGPEGPARWDLTEWQRVLRGAAPRIAYVIPDFHNPTGALVDEEQRRALLGHARAAGTVLLVDETPAELGWGTPESALPRPLAALDRSAQVVTVGSAGKVIWGGLRIGWLRATPTLVRQLASERAFSDIGTPVLDQLIAAELLGEPLAEVRAHQHERLRASAHALADELRRRLPTWRFAMPTGGLALWLATDGVSGGALARAGEQTGVRLAAGARFGVDGAFENYLRIPLTVPPAAAPEAVARLAEAAVRAARGGYGGTAESTPSAA; encoded by the coding sequence ATGACTCAGTGGCACAGCACGGTCACTCCCCCCGCCCTGGCGCGGCTGCTGCGCACGGCCGAGCTGCCCGAGGTGCCCGGCCGCCGTCCCGCGTACCGGACCCTGGCCGGCCAGGTCCGCGCCCTCGTCGCCGAGGGACGGCTGCCGGTCGGCGCCCGGCTGCCCGCCGAGCGCGAGCTGGCCGCCGAACTCTCCCTCAGCCGCACCACCGTGGCCACCGCCTACGAGGCCCTGCGCACCGAGGGCTACCTGCGCAGCCGCCGCGGCGCGGGCAGCTGGACCGCGCTGCCCGAAGGCGCCCGGCCACCCGGCGACGCCCTGCACCCCGTCCAGCCGGACCAGCGCGGCGACGTGGTCGACCTGGGCGTCGCCGCCCTGCCCGCACCGCAGCCGTTCCTCGGCGAGGCCGCCGCCCGCGCCCTCGACCAGTTGCCCGCCTACGCCGCCGGCCACGGCCACTACCCCACCGGCGTACCCGTCCTGCGCGAGGCCGTCGCGCGCCGGTACACCGAGCGCGGCCTGCCGACCGTGCCGGACCAGATCCTGATCACCACCGGCGCGATGGGCGCCCTGCACCTGGCGCAGCGGGCGCTGCTCGGACGCGGCGACCGGGTCGCCGTCGAGGCGCCCAGCTACGCGCACAGCCTGCAGTCGCTGCGCCGCAACGGAGCCCGTCTGGTACCGGTCGCCCTCGCCCGCCCCGAGGGTCCGGAGGGCCCGGCCCGCTGGGACCTCACCGAGTGGCAGCGCGTCCTGCGCGGCGCCGCACCCCGGATCGCCTACGTCATCCCCGACTTCCACAACCCGACCGGCGCGCTGGTCGACGAGGAGCAGCGCCGCGCGCTGCTCGGCCACGCCCGGGCCGCCGGCACGGTCCTGCTGGTCGACGAGACCCCCGCCGAACTCGGCTGGGGCACACCGGAGTCCGCGCTCCCCCGGCCGCTCGCCGCGCTCGACCGCTCGGCCCAGGTGGTCACCGTCGGGTCGGCCGGCAAGGTGATCTGGGGCGGGCTGCGGATCGGCTGGCTGCGCGCCACCCCCACGCTGGTACGGCAGTTGGCCTCCGAGCGGGCGTTCAGCGACATCGGCACCCCGGTGCTGGACCAGCTGATCGCCGCCGAACTGCTCGGCGAACCCCTCGCCGAGGTCCGTGCGCACCAGCACGAGCGGCTGCGCGCCAGCGCCCACGCGCTCGCCGACGAGCTCCGACGGCGGCTGCCCACCTGGCGGTTCGCGATGCCCACGGGCGGCCTCGCGCTCTGGCTGGCCACCGACGGAGTCTCCGGCGGCGCCCTCGCCCGGGCCGGCGAACAGACCGGCGTACGGCTCGCCGCCGGGGCCCGGTTCGGCGTGGACGGCGCCTTCGAGAACTATCTGCGGATCCCGCTGACCGTCCCGCCCGCGGCCGCCCCCGAGGCCGTCGCCCGGCTCGCCGAGGCAGCGGTCAGGGCCGCCCGGGGCGGCTACGGCGGCACCGCCGAGAGCACCCCGTCGGCGGCCTGA